AAGCAATGTGATTGTGGACGCTTTGCTCGGCACTGGCGTCGCCCGTCCGATTGAGGGTTGGCTCAAAGAATTGTTGCAAGTTGTAGACCAGGAGACCAGGAAACCAGGAGACATCGCGCCCCTGCTCCCACTCTCCCCGGCACCCCAGCACTCGCCACTCGTCGTCGCGATAGACCTGCCTAGCGGACTCAACCCGGACACCGGCGCGCTCGATCCCGCAACGCCCTACGCTGATCTCACGGTGACATTCGCGTTTCCCAAAGTCGGACAACTTGCATTTCCGGGTGCGAACGCGGTTGGCGAACTCGTCGTCGCGGATATTGGCATTCGCGATGAATGGGCAGATGCCAACGCGCCAAACGTTGCCACCGCGCGCGACATTGCCGCACTACTTCCGCGACGCGCGCGCGATTCACACAAGGGCACGTTCGGCAAAGCGCTGCTGTGCGTCGGCTCGGCGAATTATGTCGGCGCGGCGTTTCTCGCGGGGAGCGCGGCAACGCGCGCGGGCACGGGACTTGTGACGCTCGCGCTCGCGCGAACGATCTACCCGATGCTCGCGAGCGCGTTGCACGAGACGACCTTCGTCGTACTGCCCGACGACGCTGGCGCGCTTGTTCCCGATGCGGCTTCTGTCTTGTGTAACCAACTTGCCGATTACGATGCGTTACTCGTCGGCTGCGGATTCGGACGCCATCCCAAGACCCTTGAATTTGTCCAGACCTTGCTCGAACAAATTTGTAATTCGAAATTCGTAATTCGTAATTCACTTGTCATTGACGCGGACGCACTCTACGCCCTCGCGCAAGCCGGCGAATGGTGGACGCGTCTCGCGCCGAACGCCGCGATTTTCACACCACATCCCGGCGAAATGGCGACGCTCACCGGTTTATCGCGCGCCCAGGTGCAAGCCGACCGCGTGGGCATCGCGAAAAAATTCGCGGCGCAGTGGCAACAAGTCGTCGTGCTCAAAGGCGCGTTTACCGTCGTCGCCGCGCCTGATGGACGCACAACCATTCTTCCATTCGCGACACCCGCGCTCGCGACCGCCGGCACCGGCGATGTGCTCGCCGGTACTATTGTCGCGATGCGCGCGCAAAAATTATCGCCGTACGATGCCGCCATTGCCGGCGCGTACTTGCACGGACTCGCCGGCGAAATCGCCGCGCGCGAAATCGGCGACGCCGGCGTCGTCGCGGGCGATTTGTTGACGCGGTTGCCGGAAGCGATACGCCGCGTGCGATTGTCGCGATAATCCGGTTCTGCTATAATAGCGATGCGCGATTATATTGGAGGTATGAAATGAAATCTCCTTTTCCTGGGATGGACCCGTATTTGGAAAAACCCTCCTTGTGGCACGATGTCCATCATGCACTCACGGTGGCAATTCGTGATACGCTCGCCCCGCAACTTGCGCCGCGCTACTATGTTGCCCTCGAAGAACGCACGTACATCGCGGCAACCGATCCAGACACGTTCGTCGGACGCCCCGATGCCGCAGTCCTGGGCGAACCACGCGAACCGGGTGAGCCAACTCTGGCAAGCGCTCCAGTTGCCGTGCTCGAACGCGCGATCACGGTAGATGTCCCAATTCCCGACGAAATTCATCACGGTTACTTGGAAATCCGCGAGACCGCTACACACAGAGTCATAACCGCCATCGAAATTCTTTCGCCTGCCAACAAACTTGCGGGTAAAGGTCGCGAAGAGTACGAGGAAAAACGACTCGAAATTTTCGGCGCGCGCACGAACCGGGTCGAGATTGATCTATTGCGCGCCGGCAAACCTATGCCGATGGGTCATTTGCCGGCGAGCCACTATCGCATTCTCGTGCGGCGCGGCTGGGAACGCGGCAAGGCGCAACTCTTTCCATTCAACATCACCGATCCGATCTCTAGCATTCACATTCCCTTGCAAAAAGGCGAAACCGAGCCAACGCTCGCACTCGGCGAACTCCTCGCGCGCGTGTACGCTTCGGCGCGCTATGATCTACGCATTGATTACAGGCGCGACCCTGAGCCGCTGCTCGACCCGGCAGTTGCCGCGTGGTGTCGTGACCTGGTGCGCCAAGCCGCGCAACGCTAGTACCCCACACCCCGTTTTCATCGCGAGAACGGGGTGTTTGTATCCGTTGTCAATCGCAAATCCTAAATCCCAAATCAAAAATGGAGAAAAAACATGGCTCAAGCAATTCTTTCCGTGCACGACAAAACCGGTCTCATTGAGTTTGCGCGCGGACTACGCGACCTGGGTTGGCGGCTTATCGCGTCCGGCGGCACGGCGAAGACGTTGCGCGACAATCAGATCGCGGTGACCGAAGTCGCCGAGTACACCGGCTCGCCGGAAATTCTCGGCGGACGCGTCAAGACGTTGCACCCCGCGATTCACGGCGGCTTGCTCGCGCGCGCGACTGACGACGATCTCGCACAGTTGAAAAACCTGGGCTGGGATTACATTGACCTCGTCGCGTGCAATTTATATCCGTTCGAACAGACGATTGGCAAGCCCAACGTCACGCACGCCGAAGCCATCGAGAACATTGATATCGGCGGCGTCACGTTGATTCGCGCGGCGGCGAAGAATCACGCGCGCGTCACACTCGTTTGCGATCCCCGCGATTATGCGAGCGTGCTCACGGAATTACGCGCGGGGAACATCGGCGAGGACACGCGCAAGCGACTCGCGCTCAAAGGGTTTGCGCTCACCGCGCAGTACGATGCCGCGATTGCGAACTATCTCGCCGGCGGTGACGCGTTTCGCGTAAACGCGTATCGCGTCCAAACATTGCGCTATGGCGAAAATCCGCACCAAGCCGCGACGTTGTATTCGTACGAACCGGGCGCGGGACCGCTCGGCGGGAAATTCTTGCAAGGCAAGGAATTGTCGTACAACAATTTGCTCGATCTCGATGCGGCGTGGCGCGCGGCAGTCAGTTTCGAGCGCCCGACGATTTGTATCGTCAAGCACCTGTCGCCGTGCGGCATCGCCTCGGCGGACAAACTCGCGGACGCGTACGCCGGCGCATTTGCGAGCGACACGCGCTCCGCGTTCGGCGGCGTCATCGCGAGCAATCGCGCGTTCGACGGCGATACGGCGCGCGCGCTCGGCGCGTTGTTCGTCGAGTGCATCGCCGCGCCGGGATTCACCGACGATGCGCGCGCGGTGCTCGCGGCGAAAAAGAATTGTCGCTTGGTCGCGATGCCCGATCTCGCCGTCGAGCCGCGCCACGAGTTGCGCTCGATCACGCGCGGCATTCTGCGCCAAGACTTGGACTTGGGCGATCCGCCATCCCCCCTGTCAACGACGGGGGGGATCGAGGGGGGGTGGCAAGTCGTAACCAAACGCGCGCCGACGGCGGACGAATTGCGCGCGTTGAAATTCGCGTGGCGCGCCGTGCAACATGTCAAGTCAAACGCGATTGTGTTCGCGCGCGGCGAAGCGACGGTCGGCATTGGCGGCGGACAACCGAATCGCGTGGATTGTGTTCGCATCGCGGCGGAACGCGCACAAGATAAATCGCGCGGCGCGGTGATGGCATCCGACGCGTTCTTCCCCTTTGCCGATTCGGTTCAAGTGGCGGCGCAAGCCGGCATCACCGCAATCGTCCAGCCCGGCGGTTCGCAGCGCGATGCGGAAGCGATTGCCGCGGCGGACGCGGCAAACCTCGCGATGGTCGTGACCGGGGTCAGACATTTCCGGCATTAGAGCAAATTCCTAACGCGTTTACGGCAGACCTGTCAGGTTCGCTTCGCGGAAACCTGACAGGTCTTGGATGCAACGCATACCGTAAATCGAAGTAACTACTCAGCCATCGTTCCTTTATCCGCGAATTACGCGAATCTTCGCTAATTTTTTCTTCTTATTCGCGCAATTCGCGTTGTTCGCGGATGAATTTGTTTTTTCATCGGCGTAAAACCAGGTTCGACAACCCAGGATGCTCGTTGGGGGAACTAGACGAAACGACCACCGACCGCAATTCAGCTGCGGCGGTCGGCGGTCGAATTCTCTGAGGAGGAAAAATGTCTACGCTAGCGCGTTCGTGGAATTTGGTGAAAGCATCGTGGAATGTGTTGCTCGCCGACAAAGAGTTGATCGTCTTTCCGCTCATCTCGGCGATTGCCGCGCTGGGCGTGGCGCTTGCTTTTGCCGTCCCAGGGTTCATTCTCTACTCGGCAGGCGGGAATGAAATCCTGGGTTACGTTTTGCTTTTTCTGTTCTACCTCGCGCAGTACACCGTCATCATCTTTGCAAACTCGGCGCTCGTCGGCGCGGCGATGATTCGCCTGCGCGGCGGCGACCCGACGGTCGGCGACGGCTTTCAGATCGCGTTCAGCCGCTTTGGCGCGATCATTGGCTACGCGTTGATCGCCTCGACGGTCGGCATGATTTTACAGGCGCTCACTGGACGCGGCACGCTCGCGAACATCGTTCGTTCGATCATCGGCACGGCGTGGAACATTGCGACGTACCTCGTCGTGCCAGTGCTCGTCGTCGAAAATGTCGGACCGATCGAAGCCGTCAAGCGCAGCGCGAGTTTGCTCAAGCGCACCTGGGGCGAACAAATCGCCGGCGGGGGCGGAATGGGCTTGGTGTTCTTCCTGTTCTTTTTGTTGGCGACCATCCTCGCGGGCGCGGTCGTCGTCCTGGGTGTGGCGGCGAACGTTGTGGTGTTGATCGTCGGCGGCATCGTCCTGGGCGTGTTCGCGTACATCGCGCTCGCGCTCATCAGCTCGACGCTGGGTGGAATTTATTCGGCGGCAGTGTATCGTTATGCGGCGGAGGGCGAAATGGGCGGGCAGTTCGCGCCCGATCTGATTCGCAACGCGTTCCGCGCCGGAAAATAGGCGAAAAAATCGCGATGAAAAAAGGACTTGCTGTGATGGCAAGTCCTTCTTGGTTCGAGCGTTTTTTTGATCCGCGATTGTCCGCGCGCCCAGCAGGCTGCATCCTATTCTTCAATGCCCTCGTCAATCAAGAACCGGAGAAGCGCGCGTAGGCAATTTTGGAAAATTGCCCTACGAAAATCGCGTTCGGCAAATAGGTTGATTCTTCAATACCTTCGCCAAATCGTTTTCACCCGTTTTTTTATCCGCGAATAACGCGAATCGCCGCTAATTTTTTAATTCATTCGCGTTACACTTGCCCTGGCGGGAACGCATGTGCCAGGGTTCGCGTTATTCGCGGATGAATTTATGATTTTGGCGAAGGTGTTGTTCTTGCAAAAGAGTTATTGCCCAATTCCTTCGTAGTACATACACGCGTCGCCATACGTGGTTGAGGCGGTTGCAAAAGAGACTGCCGCGATAATTGATTGTGGTGGATTCGTCGTCAAGACACCTGACGCGATGGTTCCATCGGGTATGCCGGCAAAATACCGCTGATCGAAAGTGAACATGGGAACGCTGGGACTGATCGTCGCCGATTGCGATGCGGTCATGCCGTTCGTGAGATAGTACGTGAGCGTGACGGTTGTTGCCGAATTGCCGATCAACTGACCGACCACCCCGGTACCCCATGACACTCCGGTTGCGGGGTCCGTCGCGTTTTTCCACAACGATGGTAGAAACACGCGCGTGCCGCCCATCGCGCTCGAAAACGCGCGATACGTTGCCGCGCGGGTACCGCGTGTGGTGTCGGTGTTGGAGACCATGTTGATCGTCGCGACAACTGGCTTGTCGGCGGTGATGACACCTGAGCCGTAGAAACTCGACACGCCGGCAAGCGCACTACTGTAGCGAAGATCGAAAAGTCCTATGGGCGCGGCAACTTGACTTTCGCTGACAGTAAACGCGCCATCACTGCTCTTGTACGTCATCGTGACGTTCGCGGGTGTACCGTCGAATGACATGACTGAGACGCCGTTGTTCCATGTGAAATTTGCCCCGGAATCATAGATGTTCTTGATTAATTGTGGAAAATAGAGTGTCGTCGAGGCATTCGCCGCGGAGAGTCCCACGTAGTTCGCCAATGAGATTGCCGTGCTGTGGTACGCGATGACGACGATGGGCTGGGTCGAAGTGATGCGCGCGGTGCCATAGAACACTGAGACGTTGGTGAGCGCGCTGTCGTTCGGTAGATCAATCGCGTACCAGCCGCCGGGCGAAATCACGATGCCCGAATGGGTGTACTCCTCGCCGTAGCTTTGCTTGTACTTGATCGTGACGGTGGCAAATTGACCCGTGTTTGTGTTTTGAATCTTGAGACTAGAATTGTACGTGATCGCATTACCAGGGTCGTACACATTCTTGAGGAGTTGCGTAAGCACGGTTTCGGTAACCGGGGTGGACGCGCCGATGTAACTCTCCGTCCGAAAATTCTTGCCGAGCGCGCCAACGGTACCGTTGTACTCGTTGACGACGAGACCAAAGGGTCTATCCGCGTCAAAGACGGCGGAGCCGTTGAAGGTAGTGGCGAGTCCTACCTGGCTGGGTTGGTTGATTGTGATGCTACGATACGGATTGACGGTGTGCGTCGTCGTCAACACCGGCGAACCGTTGGCGTCGGAATATTTGACGCGCACATTCATCACGGTGGATGGGTCCAGGTTTTGCGCGGTGAACTGGGTGTAGAGCGTGCTGGATTGCGCCTGCGCGATTGGGACGACGGGGGGCGCGACGCCTAGCCATGCCAGAAGAAGGAACGAAACAATTAGAACGAAAAAGAACAGTTTGGTTTTGATGTGTAGCATAGGTTTTTCCTCCGAGACTTGCTTTCAATGTGCGTGCGATTGAACGCGATGCTTGCGACGCGGAAGGGATGACAACGGACAACCCCGAAAC
The Chloroflexota bacterium DNA segment above includes these coding regions:
- a CDS encoding NAD(P)H-hydrate dehydratase, which gives rise to MKLVTANEMRALEQRADASGNSYAMMMERAGKAVADVIADRVEPRDARVLMLVGPGNNGGDGLVCARYLHDAGARVSLYIWKRAGNANDENWRLCRERNLVETRAENDADFVALRKLVAESNVIVDALLGTGVARPIEGWLKELLQVVDQETRKPGDIAPLLPLSPAPQHSPLVVAIDLPSGLNPDTGALDPATPYADLTVTFAFPKVGQLAFPGANAVGELVVADIGIRDEWADANAPNVATARDIAALLPRRARDSHKGTFGKALLCVGSANYVGAAFLAGSAATRAGTGLVTLALARTIYPMLASALHETTFVVLPDDAGALVPDAASVLCNQLADYDALLVGCGFGRHPKTLEFVQTLLEQICNSKFVIRNSLVIDADALYALAQAGEWWTRLAPNAAIFTPHPGEMATLTGLSRAQVQADRVGIAKKFAAQWQQVVVLKGAFTVVAAPDGRTTILPFATPALATAGTGDVLAGTIVAMRAQKLSPYDAAIAGAYLHGLAGEIAAREIGDAGVVAGDLLTRLPEAIRRVRLSR
- a CDS encoding DUF4058 family protein, which translates into the protein MKSPFPGMDPYLEKPSLWHDVHHALTVAIRDTLAPQLAPRYYVALEERTYIAATDPDTFVGRPDAAVLGEPREPGEPTLASAPVAVLERAITVDVPIPDEIHHGYLEIRETATHRVITAIEILSPANKLAGKGREEYEEKRLEIFGARTNRVEIDLLRAGKPMPMGHLPASHYRILVRRGWERGKAQLFPFNITDPISSIHIPLQKGETEPTLALGELLARVYASARYDLRIDYRRDPEPLLDPAVAAWCRDLVRQAAQR
- the purH gene encoding bifunctional phosphoribosylaminoimidazolecarboxamide formyltransferase/IMP cyclohydrolase, with product MAQAILSVHDKTGLIEFARGLRDLGWRLIASGGTAKTLRDNQIAVTEVAEYTGSPEILGGRVKTLHPAIHGGLLARATDDDLAQLKNLGWDYIDLVACNLYPFEQTIGKPNVTHAEAIENIDIGGVTLIRAAAKNHARVTLVCDPRDYASVLTELRAGNIGEDTRKRLALKGFALTAQYDAAIANYLAGGDAFRVNAYRVQTLRYGENPHQAATLYSYEPGAGPLGGKFLQGKELSYNNLLDLDAAWRAAVSFERPTICIVKHLSPCGIASADKLADAYAGAFASDTRSAFGGVIASNRAFDGDTARALGALFVECIAAPGFTDDARAVLAAKKNCRLVAMPDLAVEPRHELRSITRGILRQDLDLGDPPSPLSTTGGIEGGWQVVTKRAPTADELRALKFAWRAVQHVKSNAIVFARGEATVGIGGGQPNRVDCVRIAAERAQDKSRGAVMASDAFFPFADSVQVAAQAGITAIVQPGGSQRDAEAIAAADAANLAMVVTGVRHFRH